The genomic stretch gagccgcagccgcgccagggAGCGGCGCACGTGCTCCTCGGCGAGGGACAGTTCGGGAAAGTCATCATCGCGGAGCACCGGGCTACGAAGCGCCCCCTGGCCGTGAAGATGATTGACAAGAGGAAACTGcgaggcgccgtcgcggacgAGTGGAACTTCCGCAAGGAAGTCGAGATGCACAGGTGCGCGTTCGCAgtctgaggcggcggaaaTGGGGGTTCAGTTTAcagctctgcggccgcgccaaGAGGCGCCCGAAggaacggcggcgcggagagccgaGAGAAGAAATCTCTCAGGCTGTCTGTCTGGCGGCACGCGGATGTGTCGCGGAGTGAGGGAAAGAAGCGGACGCGAGGGTGCGACCCATGGCAGCCTGCGTCTCGGTTTCTTTCTTGTCTGCAGACGGCTCCCCGTGCACAGGAACGTGGCGACCCTCTGCGACGTCTACGAAGACCGGGACACGTTGTACATGGTCATGGAGCTCTGCGACCGCGCGAACCTCCTTGACATGATCGTGGAGGAGGGACCGTTCGACGAGGATTTGGCCAGGACTATCTTCTTCCAGGTAGACGCAGAGGCACCTGCAGGGCGGGCATTTTCCAGTTTTATTGCCTCCTCGGGGAAGGCAACGCACCTCTCAGACGGCCGCGtgtggggcggcgcgcggcccaGCTGTCCCGAGACAGAAGATCGCGACTCAAGTTGTCGCGCGAGTTCGCTGTAAAGTCCTGCGGAGCTCAGGTGCTCCTGCGCGAAGCGaatgccgcggcgccggtctCTCTCGGTTCTCGCTCCGCCTCGCACGTCGCGGATGTCTGTCTGGTGATGTCTCCGTCTGGCGCGCAGATTCTCGCGGCAGTCTTGCACTGCCACCAGCACAACGTGGTGCACCGCGACCTGAAACCTGAAAACATCCTCTTTGCGCGCCAGTCGTCGGACACGGTgactctctgcgcggcctgcgcggcggagagagactcctcggtcgcggctgccgccgctcctgGGCGGGTGGAGTGCGGTGCGaagcgctctccgcgccgcgacgcgagcgTGTCCACTGCCGAGAAGTCCGCTGCCTTCCCGCCGCTGGTcttcggcgcggagacgggggATGGAGACGCTGCGGATGCAAAGGGCCGATGCCGCTCCGCGCGGtgctctgcgtgcggcgcggtGTGCAACAAGACCGAGGCacagagcgagaagaagcagtcGCAGCGCGACTTCCTCAGAAACGCCACTGTGAAATTGATCGACTTtggcgctgcgtgcgcctctgcCAGGGGTCAGCTCCGCGGCACGACGTGCGGCACTGTCCACTACGTAAGtgtttccttctcgctgctctGCTTCGGCGCTCTCCGCAGTTCCAGCGGCCGTGTTCAAGCGTTGGAGATCTTCACCCCAAGGGACGTCGTACCGGGTTGCGTGCGGAGAGTGACccgcgctgcggagacgcagagagagctgTCCAGTTTTGTTTGCGTGTCGTCGCGGTtttttgcgtttttttcaTCCGTGCCCCTGCGGCCTGCGTGAGTGTCTGCTCAGCTGGCGCCCGAAGTTCTAATGGGCAACTACTATGACGGCTTTGCCAGCGACGCGTGGAGTCTCGGAGTCATTCTATACACCatgctcgcggccgcgccgcctttcAACGCGCACACTGACGCGCAGTTGACCCGACAAATCACGAGAGGTAAGCGGGGCTCTCCGGCATGTGCAGTGTCTCCCAGgtcgcctgcatgcatgccgCCGTAAGTAGCAGCGAGAGCTTAAAATCTCATCGCACGGTGAGCGCTTTTTGTGCTGAATTCTCAGGAGACTATCGCATGAGCGGTCCTGTGTGgtggcgcgtctctgcggaggcAAAAGACCTCGTCAGTCGCTTGCTCGCAGTGAACCCGCAGAACAGgtacgcagagaaaaagctgaGGTCATAGGGAGGCAAGCTCTGGTTCGAGTTCTTAAAGGACTTTCTTGTGGAATCGTGAAgaggcagggggggggggggcgtcgacagcagccgcacgtctctcgcctctctgaaGTGCACGCTGTGCTCCGACTCGAGCTGGTGTGATCATTTCTGTGTTTGTTCGTTCTGAGTTAAACGGCATAAGGACGAGTCAGCTCGAGCAGCACGTGTCACGTCGTCCAAGGGTCGCCTGCAgtggcgtctctctgcatgctCTCGGCGTGGCGTGCGGTGAGTTTCTGTTTTCAGAATGCGCGTCGAGGAGATCGCGCACCACCTCTGGGTTCAGCGCGTCACTCCGCCGGGTCTGCCCTCGTGCTTCCTTAACAACCCGCACTGCCTGTCGTCTCTTgcgagtgcggcggcagccatgCCTCGCTCGGACCTGGAGCTCCTCACCTCGCCGGTCTGCGCTTGTCGCCCCGTCGCTTCTTCCCTGCCCCCCGCCCTGTGCGGAGAGTGTGGGCTCCTGAGTGCCTAGAAAGCGGAatgggcgcgcgcgcaggtgCGATATGAGGAATCTCTATCGCGACCAGACGAGGCCTTTGCCGGTCAGGCACGAGGGGACATGCGGATCCCGAATGAGCTTCCACGCTCGCGTGGGATCgagctccgcgtcctccgtgGAATCACCTGGCGCTAAGGTGCCTTGGAGCGAAGCTTCCCAGCCTGAAACTTGCACGCGCGAGACCGCAGACGCGTtcgagagcggagagacgtGTGCGGCGACTGTGCGCAGCAGGGAACCGACACCCGGCCGGTTCCCTGTACCAAATAACGGTGTGTTTCTTCGCAGTCCCCCAAAGCAGGGCGACTCAGAGAGAGAAGTTTAGACCACTTCTGCGCGAGACCTCTCCTCGGAGGGCAAAAATGTTGTCTCCCCGACAGAACGCGCAGCTCTCCGAGTCGAGAGCGAAAGCGCACATACTGCCAGTCCGATTcaaggaagcggaggaggaagcgcaggCAACGCGGAGAACGTGGAGGGAGGGACTGAGGTGTGACGGTCAAGAGGCAGTGAAAAGCCGCGGTGGTGGGTAGCTGGCAGACGGTAAAAAACACGAAAGGGTGTTTGTGACAAGAAATTCCGTGATCGGGTTCGAATTCGGATGACGTCTAGGGGAAAGGGCAGCGGCTGCACAGCAGGGCGAACTCGCCTCACAGTTGGGTGTCGCATACTCCTGCGAGGCGTGAAGAAGACGGTTCGCAGTCGGTGCCGCGACTCAAATGGCTGGTAGGGCGTCTGCAGTTTTTGTCCTAAGGTCCCAACGCGGGGtgcacgcaggcggcgcttcgaCGACGCGTCCGCTCTGGCAGCGGGTGTACGTGGCCCCGTTGATCTGCGGTTGTGGAGTTTGCGTGCTTCATTCACGTGCGCGAGCGAAGCTTGGCTGTGGAGGGGTGATGGCGCCTTGTGGCGCAGAAAGGGCTCCTCGTCACGCctgacgaggcggcggccttttTCTGTCTTGCCTTGTTTTTTCGAGGCGCTTTAGGTGTTTCGCCTGTGTGCCTTCCGTGCGTGTCCTGCGAGGAGACATCACAGTGTTGCTTTCGCGAGGCCCGCCAGTCTAGAGCCGGGTCGCGCGTGGGCGTTTGCAACGTCAAAGAGATGCTTTCTGTTCTGTCTTTTTAGCGCGGATGCGCACAGTTCCTCGCAGCAGAGTCGCCTGCCACGCAAACACCTCCTCCCTGTTGTCTCCCGACTTGCTTGAATGTCTTCGAGCCGCGGTGGCGGCTTGTTGTGTGTCATCTGGGGAACAGCCTTTTTCTTTTATTGTTGAAAGTTGTCTCGACACTTTGAGAAGTGCGCGCGATCGCCGGCGCACCGGAGCCCTCCGCACGCCGGCTGTGTGCAGTCCCTGTGTCTCCCTGGTTTAGGCCTTATTTTTTCCCTCCTCATTGGTGAGGGGGCACCAGCTTTTCCGCACACGTCGAAAAGGTTGTGCGCCGAAGGCTTCACCAACTCCCCACACTATCATCGCGCTCTTCCGTGCTTCAACCATCCCCCCCCACCCTCGGACAAAGATTCACGGTGTGTGGAGGGCGAGACATACCTGCTTGTCTCTTCATTCCCTTGCAGAACTCAGTGATGGCTAGGTGCCATCCACTTTGTGGACGTTGGGCGCGCGTTCACGGTGTAGGACtggtctcctctgcagcgtgaATGCGCGACGGGAACCGACTAgccttcgtcgtcttgtATGCACGCGTGTCTGTGCGGCCTCTGTGAAACATCTTGGGGTGCTGTCGACACGTTTCTCCGCGTTGACGTCCTTCGTTCTTGTATCATCGGTTAACACATCCGCGAAGGACGTCTGAAACAAAATCTCTGCAGTGCCCGGGTAGACCGGGAGCTCGTCAGCCACGTCAatctgcctccgccgtcaaAGCATCACCACCGCCGAGTCTGCGCGTGTGTCaggcggcctctcgcggtTGGGTGCGAGCTTTTTTACGTGTTCACGTTCTCTGCTGGAACCcccgcgaggaagcaacGAGGGCCCCAACGTGTTGTCTGGTGTAGCTAAGCTCTCCAGGCGATATGGGCTTTGTCCTCCAACTTCCAGGGTGATTTGAATGAACTACGGTCGCGTCCGGCGTGCGTATTTGAAACAACTGGCTGAGCCAGTGCGCCAATACCACGAAGTCAAAACGTGGGCGTTCGCTCATGTGCTGTCGTACATACACTGAATGCCCATATATGCTTGTTCTGGATCGAGTGAAACCTTGAGTCTTTGCGCTGTTCACGCACAATATGTCTTCTTTGCTCACGGAAACGCCGCGCCCCAGGGTGAGACGCTGCGTCAAATGACGCTACCGAAAGTGGTGCAGGTGATGCCGTGGACAACTGATGGGCGCTCGTCTTCTCCATCTTGAGAAAGACAGAACACTGTTTTCCACCGCACGGGGACGAGGGGTGCAAGAAGAGAGTACACCTTCACCCTTCGCCTTTGAAGAGGCCCCTTATTTCAGATGCCCCTTTCGACTTTTCGGTGACGAAAGGAACGGGTTTCCACCATGGTTTGGAATGCAGTGAGAGCCCCCTGAACCGCGACGGTATTCGGAGTTATATCGCCGCTGTGTTCTGCGTGCCGCATGTTTGCAAGGATTGATTGAGAGTCAAACATTCGGTATAGCAGTTTAGACCGTGTCATAACCTCTATCGGAAATTACAATGTTCAACCGCCCGAGTTTCTAGCGAAGATTCCTCTTCCAACGCGCTGCCTGGGCGTGGCATACGCTGAGACGGGTGAATGGTGTCAACCGCGCAGCGGGACACGAAGACAAGCAGGTGTCGTTTCAGCCTTCTGGCGGCAAAACGTGAGCAATTCACACACGCAGCTGTAGCTCTTGGGCAAGCATCACGTACTTCTTGCTGCGGATGGGCTGTCTTTCCTGACAAAGTTGATCTCCAGGACGCATAGGAAACTGAGGAAGAGCTTTAGACACTCACGCTGAACAATTCTTCATATGGAAGTTTCGCTGTCGCGGCAGAAGTTCGTTTTACCTGTGGTAACGCTCGATGGGTTCCGCTGGGGCGGCTGCTTTACCTGTGAAACGCCTGCTACCCGGTTGTGAGTCGCAGTTGACGAGCCTGTCGTAGTTTCGCACGAGGCGAAAGAGGGCAGAAAACGATAAGCACCGAAATGTAGACCACGCATTTCTCCGTTAGTGGTCGATCGCAACGCATCGCTGTTCTTTTCGAGTCACACATGGACGTGAACCGGCTACCCCAAAAAATAGTTCCCGGCTCCGGCGTTATGTCTGACGTGTTACGACGAGACTCCCAGATACGTTGTAGTGATCGTCTACGTAGCAATTCTTGGTTTGCGGCTAGTGGATTGTACGTTTCGGCCAACGGTAATATGGTATATAATGTAGTATAACAAAGGAACACACTACATATTTCGGCATACCAGGGTGCCTCGCGACGGTAGGTGTGCCATAACAAGTTCCGGCCTTACAGCAAGCTCACCGGCTGCGTATGTGGGACCAAAGACGGAAAAACTATGCGTATGTGTTATATTTAGTTTAGGCGATCCGTCCATGTACGAACGCGTGTGCAGCCAAGAGAAACGAAAGCATTCGTTGCAGCATGCTATGGGAACGTCTGGAAGCCCGACCGGTTATCGGATAATGCGGGAACTAGGGAGGAGGTTGAGTTTTGCAGAGGCAGATAGTCAGCTTCAGTCTGTGGCGCACAAGCATAGACAGCAGGAGTTTCGTGATCGCGCATTGCGGCTCCACTCATCAATGAAGCCTTGATAACGGTTCTCCTATGCTTTGAGTGTTCCTCCCGCCACCGTGAACTGCACTGTCAGTGAGCCCACAATCAGGTTTGTGTGTGCCTGCGTGGCGCAGCCCTGGTGCCACGGGTTCCACAGGTGGGTTCTCTGACCAGAAATGCTTGCCGTCACGCACGCTAGATACAGCCCAGAAAAAAGCGGGACAGAAATAAAGCGTCTGTGTatccctccccccctcctcctttCGATCACCTGGACAGCGCACTCTCTGATCTTCCTCATACACGATTTCACACGAACCGAATGCCCATTGTGCTGCGCAAAAAAATGCGTGAACCCTCTTCTGAGTTTACCTTTCCCTCTTTCCTTTGGCTGACCCGCTGGCCCGAACTGCGGGCGAGAAAACAATCCCCCGCACCCTACAGGCCAATTGGGAGACAGGGTCGCACGTCTCTTTGCTTTCAGGCCATCGTCCCTGTAATATGTACTCTTGGTTAATCAAAGGATCCTTGAAGCATGGAGAAAGTGAAGATAGGACTCTATATTTTGTCCCGTGTATTTTCCGTGATCTCGCACCAAGCTGGTCACCCGCCCCCGGCTACCATCGTACTCTGCGCGCGTGAGCTTTTTGGACTAACAGAGATGGGCCCGCTTGCGTTCGACGGGGCACGAACCGAACAGGGCGGGTGTTTACTGTAGCACCTTTGTGAACTACTGGGCGGTTCAGCGACGATCTTTCGTGTTGTCAGGCCAAATCATATTGCTGCATTTAGTTTCCACGACGACTGAAACTGTCGGCTCAAAGCTGTCCGCATCTGCTCATTCAGTTTCGTTGTGTACTGAGCGATGTACGGTAAAAATGGCTTCGAGCTTGTTTCAGAGTTGATCGCGTGCGGACGACAACGCTGACGCAGGATTATTTTCCAGTTGAGCCAGAACTCGTGTGAGGGAAGGGGGATCTAGTTTGGTAGGCTCGCCTCCGTTCTTTCTCGACGCCGCTTTTCATGAGTTTCCGTCCCAGGGACACACTACAGAGATTCCTGAAGCTGCCACTTGACTGGCGCACGAATGGAAGTTATCCCTCGGAAAACGCGTTGCAACAGTCACCGTGCATCGGGGCATCTGAGGATGGTGCCACCCGCAGCTGCCTTTGTCTTTATGAGAACACTCTTCTGCTGCGTTCCTTTGGTCTTAGTTTTCGGTAAGCAATATCCGCACGCCACTGAAGAGTGGGTGAACAAAACCCACTCTCTGATGGGACTACCTGCCGCACTGTTGTCACGGTAGTCGACCCGTGGAAAGAGCCTGCTTCTGCACTTCGGGTTGGGCGCATGTAAccccggcgcggagggggaTACACACGCACCACTCCAATAGAGACCATAGAACGTGTCTGACCTTCTATATTCAAAACTCGCACGACAACAGTTCACGTGATTTTGTGGCGCTATCCCTGTTTCAGTCCAGGGCGTCAAGGACACTTCCTTGCTATGGGAAACTGAGACGGTTTCTGTTGATGCGCTGGCGTCGGCCGCGCGATACCTTCACCCTTCTCTCCTTCGAGATCCCAAGGATGCACACCATCCTTCTAATCGAAAAGGTCTTTGGACCTTGGTAGGCGATCGCGTGCGCGCTGTGCAGGTCAAAGTGGTCGCTCGCATCACCTCGATGGCACATGGCGAGGTGATCAGGTGCACCGATCCAGTCGGTCGTTGTTCGCAGTACTCGATAACCAGTACTGGCCTGGAAGGCCTGAACGGCCATGTGAGAAGGGCGTGTAGCCGCCTTGTGAGGCAAGACCACGCACTTCAGATTACAGCTGTAGAGCGCCTCAAAACAACAGCTGTACGATGGCAACCGGCAAAGCTGTTCGACCGCGAGAGGAACACGTTGGCAGACCGAGTTCCGAGCGACGGACTTGCACGCCATGAAAGCCTGCATGCTACTACCTTCAAACAAAAGGCAGTGCAAGTGGAATGGATGTGCCGCATGGagccgcttccgcgcccgGCTCTGCCCGCAGGAGCAAGCAGTGTGAGGACGCCTGCTCAGAGGATATTGGCTTCCAGCGCCTCCCAGAGGAAAACGCTGAGAGACGCATTCCTTTACTACTCCGTCCAACGAGGTATAGAGCACGACCTTGCTGACTTCTTGCGATTGGAAACGCGTGACACAAGTCTGCGGGTACGTTGTCCTTTTCCGTCAGTGGGCTTGGAGAAAGCATACCAATACGTTACACACGTGGCGGCAGCGCTCCCTGGTACAGGAACCGAGAATATAATTCCTACGTCACGCGTCTCAGGCccgaggcgtcgctgtcttcaATGATAACAACCGATCAGCCATCCTTACTGATGGAAACAAAAAGAAATGGATACGTTTGCAAATAAAAAACTTTGACACGCACCACGAAAAACGTGATGCTTCAAAGAAGAAACGATAGCACAAGAATATGGTCCGTGTCCCTGTACTGCAGTAGTTTTGGTCCATCTCCGCATGTCCCAAACAGAAGACGAGGGGAGTTGTTGTGGACTGGCCTAAGGGTCCGGGGGTCTCACAATTATTCCACGTGGACATCTCATTCTAATGTGCCTCTACAGGTTCATGCAACATTCTGCCGCTCTCCCGAACTGCACGTTGAGCCAATATCCTTGCAGGAGGCGAAGGTGTTTCTCACTGTACATGGCGTACAGCCCGGAGTACTAGCTCGTTTGGATCACACGCATCCTGTGGTGCACTCTGGGCAAGAGCAGACAGGAAACCATCCCAGTACGGATTTCCCCCCTGAATGCCCTCGAATCCTGCAGCATCTCTCGGCTACTCTCCGCAGGCATTATCTCGCTGCTTGGTGTGGCAACTGCTCTATCGAaggggacgaaggcgacatGACCACTATTCTCGCATGCACGGTCAAGGGGAACCTCCGAAACTTTCTCTTGTTCTTGCACAATCGACCAATGGTAAGGTCTTAGTTACGGACATAGGCTGGCCGGAAAAAAACGGACTCCGGCTTGGGGATTTTGCTGCTGCATATGACGGAGTAGCGGTTCAGAGTCTGCTCTAAACTCCACACTCGGTTTTTGGGGGATGAATCTGCACACTCCCCTCCATCAGCTGTCATTTAAAGACTGCTTAACCGTGGTCATCCCGTCGCGGTTTTGCGCCCTACGTGCTACAAGTGAACTGCCTTTCAAGACGGGATCCGTGCAAAGACACAGCCGTAAGATCTGCGAACACACTGCGAACACATGCACCACGCATCGAAacccagacgccgcagatgcTGAGGTATGAGCTCCCCAGGTCGTATGCTCATGATAGAAAGCATTTTTGTACGAATGGTGCAGGCACTCATGTTATAATAATGGGCTCACTGCAGAGTACTAACTACCGCGAAAAACAGACGGTGGTGAACCCACGCTTCGTGAACTCGGGTCGCGGggggccgggggggggggggagaggtgGTGAGATACTTATGCAAGCGTGTATGATGCTCTGATGGCATGCGCCCGACCTTGCAGGTACTCGAGGGTTTGGAAGAGTCGATGAGCGGCTGGCTCGCAGATCGATTGGATACAAGCTTCTGGTGCAGCATCACTTTCGATTTCATACCAACAAAGCCATGCTTCGTTTCCTGGGACCTTCCCTTTCATTCGTGGATCCGGATCTCTGGTATATCAGATAGCGAGCTGATGAGGGCCTACAATTTAGACAGGGCAGCAGCCATGCGGGACCTTGCAGAGGCGCTTGCGCATTCTTTAAACGTATCACTCGCCCGCGTCCGGGTGCGTTTTGCCCGTTCCGAGCAGGAGAAGTCTGAAGGCCATACGGTTGAGGAGGTGTGGTGGCGTTACCAGATCGGGCCCGACCCTTTCTTACAAGAAATGTCCGCAACGGACGCCTGGAGGCTGTTGCGCTGCGAGAAGGTGGTGCAAGATAGGCTTGACCAAATGTATGTTCGTCGCAGGCTGAGGAGTAGACTGCTTCAGAGCGGGATTCCTCTGGAGCAGGTGCTCAGAGTGACCACACAACGCCCTTTAACAGCAATGGTGGCATGTGGTCCTGCTGCATCCCTTAAGAACACAGCCACACACGTCATCGatgtgcctctctctgcttcacACCGGCAAATACACGAGGCCTTCTTTGACGCGTTCTTAACCCCGCAACAACTCAGCGCCTATATCCGCAACGCTGTTGCCAAAGCGTTGGATCTCCTGCCTCATCGAGTTCAAGTTTGGCCTCTGGCTGGGTCCCTGCATACGGTTCGTACGGGCTGTGGAATTGCGCAACTGAGGCTTCTTGGCCCTGATTTAGACTCTGAGAAAACTCGTGACGAACAAAGCAGCCATCAAGCTCTCGGAGAAAGCTTTGCGAAGCAGCTATTTGACCCCTTGAGTTTTCTAAATACCGATATTTTCGCGAACCTCCAAACCACCGGTGTCCCATTTAAGCTCGCTCATCGTTTGCTTGAAGCACCTGGAGTGGTTGAAACTGTTGACTTGCTCGAGCTCAATGCTCGAGCACGTCAGCTTTCAGGAAAGTGGCCTCGTTTTCTGCCGCAAGTAACGGTGGAGGATACAGACGATTTGCTGGCTGTCTTCGGCAGCCGATTGACGGCAGTGTCAACAGTTGTCGAGCTGAGGCAGATGGCACATGAGGCCTCGAATTCGGAGGACAGCACGCACTGGGAGACGGTCGATGCATTAGTCGCCTCTGCCGTGGACGAAGTTTTACGGACTTCGAGGAGCCAGGAATGCAGCACTAGTGCCACGATAAGCTCTGCCACACCGCAGAATGGGTTTGCCAATCGTTCTATCGAGTGGAGGCTGTGCTACAGCGCGGGAGTACATAACCTTTCTGACATTCTAAAGAACACTGTTGCGAAACGAGAGCAATTAACAGATGAGATTGGAAGGAAAATTCGCCTTTGGACAAGAAACACGCCGGAGTCTGAGCTTGTCGTGCGACAAGAAGTGGAGATGGTCAGCCCATTGCTGGACCTCATTGATGGCTTGCTCCACACCGTAACTGTCCAAGGAGTCGCTCTCACTCAGCCTCAGCCCAAGAGTGTCCACAATTTCCTGTTTCCATTCGTGGTAGCTCACCATCTCAATTCTATTACTGCAAGGCGAGATCAGCGGTCCTTTGTGTGCACCCCAGTGCGCCTTGCGGATCCGCTTGGTCTCGTACAAGTTTTCAGGTGTGGGGACACAGAGAAAGGGTTCCTCCAGTTTCCTCTCGCCATGCCGCAACAGATTGATTCTGCCTTGCTTGAGAAAGCAATTTGCTCGTGGGTTCGTCGCGAGTTCGAAACCTCTGAGTGCAGCGTTGCAGTGCACCCGGGCATGCGCTTCCGCCCTGGCCGTTTTTCTCCGTTCGAGGGTGTGGAGTGCTCTTGGATTCAGCTTAGTGGAGTCGGGCTGCCAGAGCTGCAGGAAGCATACAACCGGAATACCAGTGCGATCTTGACAGACATGGGCGCCTCAGTATCCGCGGCTCTGTCACCGGCTATCAGCTCCGCGAGGGTTTTAGTGTCAAAGGTTATTCCTGTTAGTCAGGCGAGGGGCGAAGTTCCTGCTGTCAGTTTTCGCGTGATGATTCTGCCGGATTTATCTTGCAGAGAGGACAGTGCAGCAGAAGCCATGGATCGACTGCGAATGGAAGACGCCGTCCACCAGGTGTTGTTCGACGAATATGTACTAAAGAGGCTAATGCCACGCCTTGAAACCGTTGGCGCATTCGAGGCTCATCTGATGGCGAACAACGTGAAGCTTCTCCACTCGCAACCCCTTCCCGTCGCCGAAGACCTCGATCTAGTAAAAGAGGACCTGATACTTTGGCAGGTCACTATGGAGGATATTATGACAGCCTATGGAACAATAGGTCACTTCAGCCAGTACATCACTTCCACGCTAGCAACAGCGTTTCGTGTCTCCCATGCTCGCTTCGTGGTGGTTCGAATCTGGACGAAACCACACCCGCTTCGATTTCGACGACCGTGGGAATCGCTTCTCCCAGGACGCAGTGTTACGGTAGTGCGCATCGCTATTCGGTCGCCGGATGAGACAACAGATATTACAGAGAGACTCTACCATCCAAGATTCCTGCAGCTTTTGCTGGAACAACAACTCCGACAGCGGAATAAAAACAATGGGATGCGGCGATTTCTGGTTGATGGGCTGAAACATCTGCTCAACAGAAACCATGTGAGGGTGTCTGCACGGTGCGCCTTCACACACCTTGTCCATTAGCATCATAGTAGTGATTTGGACACGAAAGTCGTAGAATAGGCGTAAGGCGTTCTGGAGTAACGAGCGGTCAACTATTTTGGAAAAACCTGGGGTTGGCCCGCTCTCCAGACACGGTGCCCCATACACTGCTTTCCGCTTTGTATGCTGGAACCACAATTTCTCAGGACACGTGACTAGCCGAGTTCAACGCCTGTTACCTGTGCAGACAGTGGAGTGTTCTTGAATATTGTGCATTCGTCTTTCTTATTCCGAAGATGGAAGATGTCGTGCAGATGATACGGACGGCAACAGTATATGCTTGATCGCGTAGACGTTGGTCAAGCCGTCACACTCCGACCATATTAGGAACTGCTGCGAATATTGCATGATATCGCTCCTCCTACAATTCAAGGAGTACACGCTCTTCCTTCGATCTTTGAAAGCGAGAAGGTCGAGTAATCGACAGCTTGCTTCCTGCCAAGGTTGGGTTACCTGAAGGTCGCCCTAGACAAATTTCCCTTTCGGCGGGGCTACATGGTACACTAAGGTGCAAGCGACTTACACAATTTGCAGCAAAGGCATTGCGAACCGGGAATCTCCCAATAGTCAGACGGGCATTTGGATGCAACCAAACAGCCCACAGGGCACCTTGGGTTCAATATATACGGCCACTCTAGAGGACACACAACCTACCACAAAAGAAAGACTAGGTAGCACAGGCCAGCAGATGGGATCGGCGTCCAGCCTGTTGCGGCCCGGCATAAAGATTACAACGTCGGAACTAACGCAGTGGCTGCAGATATTGGTCGGCTTGTCCTGGCAAAGATGAACATCACACTAAAAATGCCGCTTTGCCAGATGCGTGTCAAGATAGCGCGTAATTGCTAGATGCATCCGAAGCAATAATGCTGCCCGATTCTGAAGCCCTCGGGAACACCACAGCTTTGATGCATCACCGAACGGCTGAACCTGTTGACACAGTTTTCAGGATGAGAAACCGATACGGACGTCGCTACCACACACGAAGCATGCGCAGCCGAAGAAAGACAGTATCTAATACGGTAACGAATGAAACAAATGTGGTGACATTGTGAAGTCTTCCAAGAGCCACCACTACACTGGAGAATAGCACACGCCGTCACATCCCTCAAACGATTTGTTTCATATGCATTCAAACACATATCTCCTGCAACCCC from Besnoitia besnoiti strain Bb-Ger1 chromosome X, whole genome shotgun sequence encodes the following:
- a CDS encoding hypothetical protein (encoded by transcript BESB_018450), with the protein product MVACGPAASLKNTATHVIDVPLSASHRQIHEAFFDAFLTPQQLSAYIRNAVAKALDLLPHRVQVWPLAGSLHTVRTGCGIAQLRLLGPDLDSEKTRDEQSSHQALGESFAKQLFDPLSFLNTDIFANLQTTGVPFKLAHRLLEAPGVVETVDLLELNARARQLSGKWPRFLPQVTVEDTDDLLAVFGSRLTAVSTVVELRQMAHEASNSEDSTHWETVDALVASAVDEVLRTSRSQECSTSATISSATPQNGFANRSIEWRLCYSAGVHNLSDILKNTVAKREQLTDEIGRKIRLWTRNTPESELVVRQEVEMVSPLLDLIDGLLHTVTVQGVALTQPQPKSVHNFLFPFVVAHHLNSITARRDQRSFVCTPVRLADPLGLVQVFRCGDTEKGFLQFPLAMPQQIDSALLEKAICSWVRREFETSECSVAVHPGMRFRPGRFSPFEGVECSWIQLSGVGLPELQEAYNRNTSAILTDMGASVSAALSPAISSARVLVSKVIPVSQARGEVPAVSFRVMILPDLSCREDSAAEAMDRLRMEDAVHQVLFDEYVLKRLMPRLETVGAFEAHLMANNVKLLHSQPLPVAEDLDLVKEDLILWQVTMEDIMTAYGTIGHFSQYITSTLATAFRVSHARFVVVRIWTKPHPLRFRRPWESLLPGRSVTVVRIAIRSPDETTDITERLYHPRFLQLLLEQQLRQRNKNNGMRRFLVDGLKHLLNRNHVRVSARCAFTHLVH